In Rhea pennata isolate bPtePen1 chromosome 20, bPtePen1.pri, whole genome shotgun sequence, a single window of DNA contains:
- the GIT1 gene encoding ARF GTPase-activating protein GIT1 isoform X4 — translation MSRKAQRAEVCADCSAPDPGWASINRGVLICDECCSVHRSLGRHISIVKHLRHSPWPATLLQMVHTLASNGANSIWEHSLLDPAQVQSGRRKANPQDKVHPTKSEFIRAKYQMLAFVHKLPCRDDDGVTAKDLSKQLHSSVRTGNLETCLRLLSLGAQANFFHPEKGTTPLHVAAKAGQILQAELLVVYGADPGAPDVNGRTPIDYARQAAQHELAERLVECQYELTDRLAFYLCGRKPDHKNGHYIIPQMADSLDLSELAKAAKKKLQALSNRLFEELAMDVYDEVDRRENDAVWLTTQNHSTLVTERSAVPFLPVNPEYSATRNQGRQKLARFNAREFATLLIDILGEAKRRQQGKSLLSPTDALDYSLRSQSDLDDQHDYDSVASDEDTDQELLRNASRNNRARSMDSSDLSDGPITLQEYLEVKKALAASEAKVQQLMKVNNSLSDELRRLQREIHKLQSENSQIRQQTGPTHPAPAPSERPEHGHPPGPAAAHRRDRQAFSMYEPGSALKPFGQPAEELVTRLQPFGSSIRKGVSASSVPFPPSSPLLSCPPDGARHMSKLDRHGSGTDSDYDNTQAGELLLSVEGKRFVELSKEEDFAHELDPLDGELDPGLPSTEDVILKTEQVTKNIQELLRAAQESKHDSFVPCSEKIHSAVTEMALLFPKKPALETVRSSLRLLNASAYRLQSECRKTVPPEPGAAVDYQLLTQQVIQCAYDIAKAAKQLVTITTREKKQ, via the exons ATGTCCCGGAAGGCGCAGCGGGCGGAGGTGTGCGCCGACTGCAGCGCCCCAG acCCCGGCTGGGCCTCCATCAACCGCGGCGTGCTCATCTGCGACGAGTGCTGCAGCGTGCACCGCAGCCTGGGCCGCCACATCTCCATCGTCAAGCACCTGCGCCACAGCCCCTGGCCCGCCACGCTGCTCCAG ATGGTGCACACCTTGGCCAGCAACGGTGCCAACTCCATCTGGGAGCACTCGCTGCTGGACCCGGCGCAGGTGCAGAGCGGGCGCCGCAAGGCCAACCCCCAGGACAAAGTGCA ccccaccaaGTCGGAGTTCATCCGCGCCAAGTACCAGATGCTGGCGTTCGTGCACAAGCTGCCGTGCCGGGACGACGACGGGGTCACCGCCAAGGACCTCAGCAAG CAACTGCACTCGAGCGTGCGGACGGGCAACCTGGAGACCTGCCTTCGCCTGCTCTCGCTGGGCGCCCAGGCCAACTTCTTCCACCCG GAGAAGGGCACCACGCCGCTGCACGTGGCCGCCAAGGCCGGCCAGATCCTGCAAGCGGAGCTGCTGGTGGTCTACGGCGCGGACCCCGGGGCGCCCGACGTCAACGGCCGGACCCCCATCGACTACGCCAG GCAGGCGGCGCAGCACGAGCTGGCCGAGCGGCTGGTGGAGTGCCAGTACGAGCTGACCGACCGGCTCGCCTTCTACCTCTGCGGGAGGAAGCCGG ACCACAAGAACGGGCACTACATCATCCCGCAGATGGCGGACAG CCTCGACCTGTCCGAACTGGCCAAGGCGGCCAAGAAGAAGCTGCAGGCG CTCAGCAACCGGCTCTTCGAGGAGCTGGCCATGGACGTGTACGACGAGGTGGACCGCCGCGAGAACGACGCGG TCTGGCTGACGACGCAGAACCACAGCACGCTGGTGACGGAGCGCAGCGCCGTGCCCTTCCTGCCCGTCAACCCCGAGTACTCGGCCACCCGCAACCAG GGCCGGCAGAAGCTGGCGCGGTTCAACGCCCGGGAATTCGCCACGCTGCTCATCGACATCCTGGGCGAAGCCAAGCGCCGGCAGCAGGGGAAGAGCCTGCTGAGCCCCACAG ACGCCCTCGACTACTCGCTGCGGAGCCAGAGCGACCTGGACGACCAGCACGACTACGACAGCGTCGCCTCCGACGAGGACACGGACCAGGAGCTGCTGCGCAACGCCTCGCGCAACAACCGTGCCCGG AGCATGGACTCCTCGGACCTGTCGGACGGCCCCATCACGCTGCAGGAGTACCTGGAGGTGAAGAAGGCCCTGGCGGCCTCGGAGGCCAAGGTGCAGCAGCTCATGAAGGTGAACAACAGCCTGAGCGACGAGCTGCGCCGGCTGCAGCGCGAG ATCCACAAGCTGCAGTCGGAAAACTCGCAGATCCGGCAGCAGACGGGCCCCACGCACCCGGCGCCGGCCCCCAGCGAGCGCCCGGAGCACGGGCaccccccgggcccggccgccgcgcacCGCCGGGACCGCCAGGCCTTCTCCATGTACGAGCCCGGCTCGGCGCTCAAGCCCTTCGGGCAGCCCGCGGAGGAGCTCGTGACGCGGCTCCAGCCCTTCGGCTCCAGC ATCCGGAAAGGTGTGTCTGCCTCCTCGGTGCCCTTTCCCCCGTCCTCCCCGCTGCTCTCCTGCCCGCCCGACGGTGCCCGGCACATG AGCAAGCTGGACCGGCACGGCAGCGGCACCGACAGCGACTACGACAACACGCAGGCGGGTGAGCTCCTGCTCAG CGTGGAGGGGAAGCGGTTCGTGGAGCTGAGCAAGGAGGAGGACTTTGCGCACGAGCTGGACCCGCTGGACGGGGAGCTGGACCCGGGGCTGCCCAGCACCGAGGACGTCATCCTCAAAACCGAGCAGGTCACCAAGAACatccaggagctgctgcgggcTGCGCAGGAGTCCAAGCACGACAG CTTCGTGCCCTGCTCGGAGAAGATCCACTCGGCCGTCACGGAGATGGCTTTGCTCTTCCCCAAG AAGCCGGCGCTGGAGACGGTGCGGAGCTCCCTGCGGCTGCTCAACGCCAGCGCCTACCGGCTGCAGAGCGAGTGCCGCAAGACGGTgccgccggagccgggcgccgccgtGGACTACCAGCTCCTGACGCAGCAGGTCATCCAGTGCGCCTACGACATCGCCAAGGCCGCCAAGCAGCTGGTCACCATCACCACGCGGGAGAAGAAGCAGTga